A part of Onthophagus taurus isolate NC chromosome 7, IU_Otau_3.0, whole genome shotgun sequence genomic DNA contains:
- the LOC111424529 gene encoding inositol hexakisphosphate and diphosphoinositol-pentakisphosphate kinase 2 isoform X14 — MEWPWLKYWWRLKKFMKSDTEDVCFCDDCYGDLECDSSDNSLGPPDMEETGKQVLVGVCAMAKKSQSKPMKEILTRLQEFEYIKVIVFPEEVILQKPVEEWPSCDCLISFHSKGFPLEKAVQYARLHNPYVINNLHMQYDIQDRRKVYSILESEGIEIPRYAVLDRDSPDPKHHELVESEDHVEVNGVVFNKPFVEKPVSAEDHNIYIYYPTSAGGGSQRLFRKIGSRSSVYSPESRVRKTGSFIYEDFMPTDGTDVKVYTVGPDYAHAEARKSPALDGKVERDRDGKEIRYPVILSNAEKLISRKVCLAFKQAVCGFDLLRANGKSFVCDVNGFSFVKNSNKYYDDCAKILGNMILRELAPTLHIPWSVPFQLDDPPIVPTTFGKMMELRCVVAVIRHGDRTPKQKMKVEVRHQKFFEIFEKYDGYKHGHVKLKRPKQLQEILDIARSLLAEIQQHEADPEIEEKQGKLEQLKSVLEMYGHFSGINRKVQMKYQPKGRPRGSSSDDGKASASSSSSVSVDKPAEPSLVLILKWGGELTPAGRIQAEELGKIFRCMYPGGQGRHLAGEYAGAQGLGLLRLHSTFRHDLKIYASDEGRVQMTAAAFAKGLLALEGELTPILVQMVKSANTNGLLDNDCDSSKYQNMCKSRLHELMQLDREFSQEDKEKVNPGNSRSINDALEFVKNPVKCCKRVHDLIKSLMEIVRQKKEDPKTKDAVLYHAETWELMGRRWGKIEKDFFTKNKIYDISKIPDIYDCIKYDLQHNQHTLQFEQAEELYINAKYLADIVIPQEYGLTVQEKLTIGQGICTPLLKKIKADLQRNIEESEENVNRLNPVYSHGVSSPGRHVRTRLYFTSESHIHSLITVLRHGGLLDVKKDEQWRRAMEYISMVSELNYMSQIVIMLYEDPTKDPSSEERFHIELHFSPGVNCCVQKNLPPGPGFRPHSRNESVASKNNSSTNTSDTATPDDPKSHCSPRIEEEAESTPEEDNKSDFLRPLHSEPSTSASLISSDVLDHHNQYYKHKTSDPIPIGNSHTVCGHEAMHLAQRLHEELEHQTQRGGRAASPDPEPRSRSYDSKQNKGKEQLHQFQSLDAVNSQQDSGGGGCSASGGGAAATATNAKRHRHSIAGQMSYFKMLGFGLGGGPAAFKKLAGGANQNSTLFSTAVITGSSSAPNLRDMIPSTASATGIEGFGGVPPIRPLETLHNALSLKQLDNFLEKMTTAPLYKTPSSTPPKYPSTPLPTPTNSIIAGCPGSGHPPLRLQSPSSSWSGPPSFISSSSGPSSPGISDIYSNSKESSEMSSSVISGDGLNVNSISHMFPTAPGLDQDLENVGILLENAQKDDGNEKGLEFVEYFTNIQVRQDESGDVTPVSGGSEIEFNTNDATAGSTADCDVTVTEEIESSLVLNEDEDFDLTKSVYSPTSSSTDVFSPILSSPQDNKILVITERRQSDSKYPLKPGSDKWAHSKEKFLANSNSQKLENLNYKSQGGMILVKESFIEPPKINRISRSFHGQTNSVFLDVGATSPRRASDSNNDLKKSPRRNSNIEKSNSGVKQLLTQKSLSENKNVRFVTTKVDEAEHAASVGIHSEGANNTK, encoded by the exons ATGGAATGGCCTTGGTTAAAATATTGGTGGAGATTGAAGAAATTTATGAAATCCGATACGGAGGACGTGTGTTTTTGCGACGATTGTTAC gGTGATTTAGAATGCGATTCGAGCGACAACAGTTTAGGTCCTCCGGATATGGAGGAAACGGGAAAGCAAGTATTGGTCGGGGTATGCGCGATGGCGAAGAAATCCCAAAGCAAACCGATGAAAGAGATCTTGACGCGACTACAAGAATTTGAATACATAAAAGTGATCGTGTTTCCCGAAGAGGTGATTTTACAA AAGCCGGTTGAAGAATGGCCAAGTTGCGACTGCCTGATATCGTTCCATTCGAAAGGATTCCCATTGGAGAAAGCCGTCCAGTATGCGAGACTTCACAACCCCTACGTGATAAACAATTTACATATGCAGTACGATATACAGGATCGCAGAAAAGTTTATTCGATATTGGAATCTGAAGGCATCGAAATTCCTAGATATGCCGTTTTAGATCGTGACAGTCCAGATCCGAaac aTCATGAGTTGGTTGAATCTGAGGATCACGTTGAAGTGAATGGAGtcgtttttaataaaccatTTGTTGAAAAACCTGTTTCTGCTGAAGAtcataacatttatatttattacccAACTTCCGCTGGAGGTGGGAGTCAACGATTATTTAGAAag attGGCAGTAGAAGCAGTGTTTATTCGCCAGAGTCCAGAGTACGAAAAACAGgaagttttatttatgaagattttATGCCCACAGATGGTACAGATGTTAAA GTTTATACAGTAGGTCCGGATTATGCACACGCAGAAGCAAGAAAATCACCAGCACTTGATGGTAAAGTAGAAAGAGACCGAGACGGCAAAGAAATTCGATACCCTGTGATATTGAGTAACGCGGAAAAACTGATATCCCGGAAAGTATGCTTGGCGTTCAAACAAGCGGTATGCGGTTTCGATTTGTTGAG AGCGAACGGGAAGTCATTTGTTTGCGATGTGAATGGATTCAGTTTTGTGAAAAACTCCAACAAGTACTACGACGATTGTGCAAAAATCTTGGGAAATATGATTTTGAGGGAACTCGCCCCTACTTTACATATACCTTGGTCTGTTCCATTTCAACTTGACGATCCGCCTATTGTACCAACAACATTCGGAAAAATGATGGAGTTACGGTGCGTTGTTGCCGTTATTAGACATGGAGATCGAACacctaaacaaaaaatgaaagttGAAGTTAGACATCAAAA attctttgaaatttttgaaaaatacgaCGGTTATAAACACGGACATGTTAAACTGAAACGTCCGAAACAATTACAAGAAATTTTGGATATAGCAAGATCTTTATTAGCTGAAATACAACAGCACGAAGCGGATCCGGAAATTGAAGAGAAACAAGGAAAATTAGAACAATTAAAGAGCGTTTTGGAGAT gtatGGTCATTTTTCTGGTATTAACAGAAAAGTCCAAATGAAATATCAACCAAAAGGTCGTCCAAGGGGGTCAAGTTCGGACGATGGTAAAGCTAGCGCTAGTAGCAGTAGCAGTGTGTCtg TAGATAAACCAGCTGAACCTTCGCTAGTCCTAATATTAAAATGGGGTGGGGAGCTGACGCCAGCAGGTCGAATCCAAGCTGAAGAACTGGGGAAAATATTTCGTTGCATGTATCCAGGCGGGCAAGGTAGACATCTGGCTG gtGAATATGCGGGTGCTCAAGGTTTAGGACTTTTACGGTTACATTCCACATTTCGACATGACCTGAAAATCTATGCTTCTGACGAAGGTCGAGTTCAAATGACAGCAGCCGCTTTTGCCAAAGGACTACTTGCTTTGGAAGGAGAATTAACCCCAATTTTAGTCCAAATGGTTAAGAGTGCCAATACTAATGGATTATTGGATAATGACTGTGATAGTagtaaatatcaaaatat gTGTAAATCTCGTTTACACGAGTTAATGCAATTAGATAGAGAATTTTCCCAAGAAGATAAAGAAAAGGTAAACCCCGGAAATTCACGAAGTATAAACGACGCATtagaatttgtaaaaaatccGGTAAAATGTTGCAAACGCGTCCATGATTTAATAAAGTCCCTTATGGAAATCGTCCGTCAGAAAAAAGAAGACCCCAAGACGAAAGATGCTGTTCTTTATCACGCGGAAACCTGGGAATTAATGGGTCGCCGTTGGggtaaaatcgaaaaagatttttttacgaaaaacaAGATTTATGATATTAGCAAGATACCGGATATTTATGATTGCATCAAATACGATTTGCAACATAATCAGCATACATTGCAATTCGAACAAGCGGAAGAGTTGTATATAAATGCAAAATATTTAGCAGACATTGTTATTCCTCAAGAATATGGATTGACGGTCCAGGAGAAATTAACAATTGGTCAAGGAATCTGTACtcctttattaaaaaaaatcaaagcaGATTTACAACGAAATATCGAAGaatcagaagaaaatgttaatcgCTTGAATCCGGTTTATTCACATGGTGTTTCTAGCCCAGGAAGACATGTCAGGACAAGATTATACTTTACAAGTGAAAGTCATATCCATTCTTTAATTACAGTTTTAAGACATGGCGGCCTTTTAGAT gtTAAAAAGGATGAACAATGGCGAAGAGCCATGGAATACATATCAATGGTTTCAGAACTAAATTATATGTCCCAAATTGTTATAATGTTATATGAAGATCCAACGAAAGATCCTTCAAGCGAAGAACGTTTTCACATCGAATTACATTTTAGTCCTGGAGTTAATTGTTGTGTTCAGAAAAATTTACCACCCGGGCCTGGGTTTAGACCACattcaagaaatgaatcaGTTGCAAgcaaaaataat agCTCCACAAATACATCAGATACAGCAACACCTGACGATCCAAAAAGTCATTGTTCGCCAAGAATTGAAGAGGAAGCGGAGTCGACCCCGGAAGAAGATAACAAAAGTGATTTTCTTCGTCCTTTACATTCGGAACCATCAACTAGTGCGAGTTTGATCTCGTCAGACGTTTTGGATCATCACAATCAGTATTACAAGCATAAAACGAGTGATCCAATACCAATTGG taattcTCATACAGTTTGTGGTCATGAGGCGATGCATTTGGCGCAACGCCTCCATGAAGAACTCGAACATCAAACTCAAAGGGGCGGTAGAGCCGCAAGTCCGGATCCAGAACCTCGATCTAGGAGTTATGATAGTAAACAAAACAAAGGAAAAG AACAACTTCACCAGTTCCAAAGTTTGGATGCTGTGAACAGTCAACAAG ATTCCGGCGGCGGTGGCTGTTCGGCGTCGGGCGGAGGAGCCGCAGCGACAGCGACCAACGCGAAACGCCACCGACACAGCATTGCCGGACAGATGAGCTATTTCAAGATGCTAGGGTTCGGATTGGGCGGGGGTCCCGCGGCTTTTAAGAAATTAGCAGGAGGTGCCAACCAGAATTCAACATTGTTTTCAACGGCTGTTATTACCGGTAGTTCCAGTGCACCAAATTTAAGGGATATGATTCCAAGTACAGCTAGTGCAACCG gtaTTGAAGGTTTTGGTGGTGTACCACCAATTCGTCCATTAGAAACCCTCCACAACGCTCTATCATTAAAACAACTCGataatttcttagaaaaaatgaCAACAGCGCCCTTATACAAAACACCGTCTTCAACACCGCCCAAATACCCTTCAACACCTTTGCCAACTCCGACAAATTCGATAATAGCCGGTTGTCCAGGTTCGGGACATCCACCTCTTCGTTTACAGTCACCATCAAGTA GTTGGAGTGGTCCTCCTAGTTTTATATCAAGCAGCAGTGGTCCTTCTTCGCCGGGAATTTCCGATATTTACTCAAATTCAAAGGAAAGCAGCGAGATGTCTTCTAGTGTGATCAGCGGCGATGG gcTCAACGTCAATAGTATCTCACATATGTTTCCAACTGCTCCTGGTTTAGATCaagatttagaaaatgttGGAATTTTACTTGAAAATGCACAAAAAGATGATGGAAACGAAAAAGGATTAGAGTTTGTTGAATATTTTACAAACATTCAAGTCCGACAAG atgaaAGTGGCGATGTAACACCAGTTTCGGGGGGTTCTGAAATAGAATTCAATACAAACGATGCAACAGCAGGTTCAACCGCAGATTGTGACGTAACTGTAACAGAAGAAATTGAATCATCCTTGGTATTAAACGAGGATGAAGATTTTGACTTAACAAAATCCGTTTATAGCCCAACATCGTCATCAACCGACGTTTTTTCGCCAATTCTTTCTAGTCCACAAGATAACAAAATCTTAGTGATTACAGAAAGACGCCAATCCGATAGTAAATATCCATTAAAACCTGGTTCTGATAAATGGGcacatagtaaagaaaaatttctAGCTAATTCAAATAGTCAAAAACTTGAAAATCTAAATTATAAAAGTCAAGGAGGTATGATTTTGGTAAAAGAATCTTTTATAGAACCGcctaaaattaatagaatATCAAGAAGTTTTCATGGTCAGACGAATTCGGTGTTTTTAGATGTTGGTGCGACATCGCCACGTCGAGCTAGTGATAGTAAtaatgatttgaaaaaatcaccGAGACGAAATAGTAACATTGAAAAATCGAATAGCGGTGTGAAACAACTTCTTACGCAAAAATCTTTGTCTGAAAACAAAAACGTTAGATTCGTAACTACTAAAGTTGACGAAGCAGAACATGCCGCAAGCGTCGGTATACACTCTGAAGGTGCAAACAACACAAAGTGA
- the LOC111424529 gene encoding inositol hexakisphosphate and diphosphoinositol-pentakisphosphate kinase isoform X12, with protein sequence MEWPWLKYWWRLKKFMKSDTEDVCFCDDCYGDLECDSSDNSLGPPDMEETGKQVLVGVCAMAKKSQSKPMKEILTRLQEFEYIKVIVFPEEVILQKPVEEWPSCDCLISFHSKGFPLEKAVQYARLHNPYVINNLHMQYDIQDRRKVYSILESEGIEIPRYAVLDRDSPDPKHHELVESEDHVEVNGVVFNKPFVEKPVSAEDHNIYIYYPTSAGGGSQRLFRKIGSRSSVYSPESRVRKTGSFIYEDFMPTDGTDVKVYTVGPDYAHAEARKSPALDGKVERDRDGKEIRYPVILSNAEKLISRKVCLAFKQAVCGFDLLRANGKSFVCDVNGFSFVKNSNKYYDDCAKILGNMILRELAPTLHIPWSVPFQLDDPPIVPTTFGKMMELRCVVAVIRHGDRTPKQKMKVEVRHQKFFEIFEKYDGYKHGHVKLKRPKQLQEILDIARSLLAEIQQHEADPEIEEKQGKLEQLKSVLEMYGHFSGINRKVQMKYQPKGRPRGSSSDDGKASASSSSSVSVDKPAEPSLVLILKWGGELTPAGRIQAEELGKIFRCMYPGGQGRHLAGEYAGAQGLGLLRLHSTFRHDLKIYASDEGRVQMTAAAFAKGLLALEGELTPILVQMVKSANTNGLLDNDCDSSKYQNMCKSRLHELMQLDREFSQEDKEKVNPGNSRSINDALEFVKNPVKCCKRVHDLIKSLMEIVRQKKEDPKTKDAVLYHAETWELMGRRWGKIEKDFFTKNKIYDISKIPDIYDCIKYDLQHNQHTLQFEQAEELYINAKYLADIVIPQEYGLTVQEKLTIGQGICTPLLKKIKADLQRNIEESEENVNRLNPVYSHGVSSPGRHVRTRLYFTSESHIHSLITVLRHGGLLDVKKDEQWRRAMEYISMVSELNYMSQIVIMLYEDPTKDPSSEERFHIELHFSPGVNCCVQKNLPPGPGFRPHSRNESVASKNNSSTNTSDTATPDDPKSHCSPRIEEEAESTPEEDNKSDFLRPLHSEPSTSASLISSDVLDHHNQYYKHKTSDPIPIGNSHTVCGHEAMHLAQRLHEELEHQTQRGGRAASPDPEPRSRSYDSKQNKGKEDDNSPNNDNDPITPTNVPTSPPIYIPRSELTMTRFKLTQLSPISGSFDHVGEHGVEDDSPFRGRSLKNSPLVSKHGSFDDDNDCSNLVVSSKGGNEKMNSTNELPLTELNLKLFTSEQSQYRGVKMSTNELPLSDIHFKRSFDIPDDTSLEVNWESENSEVGSTKENKEIEYHESRNDREFCDFHDLEFRPQHRSYSDPNILETEKMHKYYLIEKYNQFFDDEKQLLSVTEPPPIPFSSFDCIPHDLLPLTSSYYFARTPSTLLSFFSAPPKTTARSLSHPTTSRSLTGPSVSDSDSGGGGCSASGGGAAATATNAKRHRHSIAGQMSYFKMLGFGLGGGPAAFKKLAGGANQNSTLFSTAVITGSSSAPNLRDMIPSTASATGIEGFGGVPPIRPLETLHNALSLKQLDNFLEKMTTAPLYKTPSSTPPKYPSTPLPTPTNSIIAGCPGSGHPPLRLQSPSSSWSGPPSFISSSSGPSSPGISDIYSNSKESSEMSSSVISGDGLNVNSISHMFPTAPGLDQDLENVGILLENAQKDDGNEKGLEFVEYFTNIQVRQDESGDVTPVSGGSEIEFNTNDATAGSTADCDVTVTEEIESSLVLNEDEDFDLTKSVYSPTSSSTDVFSPILSSPQDNKILVITERRQSDSKYPLKPGSDKWAHSKEKFLANSNSQKLENLNYKSQGGMILVKESFIEPPKINRISRSFHGQTNSVFLDVGATSPRRASDSNNDLKKSPRRNSNIEKSNSGVKQLLTQKSLSENKNVRFVTTKVDEAEHAASVGIHSEGANNTK encoded by the exons ATGGAATGGCCTTGGTTAAAATATTGGTGGAGATTGAAGAAATTTATGAAATCCGATACGGAGGACGTGTGTTTTTGCGACGATTGTTAC gGTGATTTAGAATGCGATTCGAGCGACAACAGTTTAGGTCCTCCGGATATGGAGGAAACGGGAAAGCAAGTATTGGTCGGGGTATGCGCGATGGCGAAGAAATCCCAAAGCAAACCGATGAAAGAGATCTTGACGCGACTACAAGAATTTGAATACATAAAAGTGATCGTGTTTCCCGAAGAGGTGATTTTACAA AAGCCGGTTGAAGAATGGCCAAGTTGCGACTGCCTGATATCGTTCCATTCGAAAGGATTCCCATTGGAGAAAGCCGTCCAGTATGCGAGACTTCACAACCCCTACGTGATAAACAATTTACATATGCAGTACGATATACAGGATCGCAGAAAAGTTTATTCGATATTGGAATCTGAAGGCATCGAAATTCCTAGATATGCCGTTTTAGATCGTGACAGTCCAGATCCGAaac aTCATGAGTTGGTTGAATCTGAGGATCACGTTGAAGTGAATGGAGtcgtttttaataaaccatTTGTTGAAAAACCTGTTTCTGCTGAAGAtcataacatttatatttattacccAACTTCCGCTGGAGGTGGGAGTCAACGATTATTTAGAAag attGGCAGTAGAAGCAGTGTTTATTCGCCAGAGTCCAGAGTACGAAAAACAGgaagttttatttatgaagattttATGCCCACAGATGGTACAGATGTTAAA GTTTATACAGTAGGTCCGGATTATGCACACGCAGAAGCAAGAAAATCACCAGCACTTGATGGTAAAGTAGAAAGAGACCGAGACGGCAAAGAAATTCGATACCCTGTGATATTGAGTAACGCGGAAAAACTGATATCCCGGAAAGTATGCTTGGCGTTCAAACAAGCGGTATGCGGTTTCGATTTGTTGAG AGCGAACGGGAAGTCATTTGTTTGCGATGTGAATGGATTCAGTTTTGTGAAAAACTCCAACAAGTACTACGACGATTGTGCAAAAATCTTGGGAAATATGATTTTGAGGGAACTCGCCCCTACTTTACATATACCTTGGTCTGTTCCATTTCAACTTGACGATCCGCCTATTGTACCAACAACATTCGGAAAAATGATGGAGTTACGGTGCGTTGTTGCCGTTATTAGACATGGAGATCGAACacctaaacaaaaaatgaaagttGAAGTTAGACATCAAAA attctttgaaatttttgaaaaatacgaCGGTTATAAACACGGACATGTTAAACTGAAACGTCCGAAACAATTACAAGAAATTTTGGATATAGCAAGATCTTTATTAGCTGAAATACAACAGCACGAAGCGGATCCGGAAATTGAAGAGAAACAAGGAAAATTAGAACAATTAAAGAGCGTTTTGGAGAT gtatGGTCATTTTTCTGGTATTAACAGAAAAGTCCAAATGAAATATCAACCAAAAGGTCGTCCAAGGGGGTCAAGTTCGGACGATGGTAAAGCTAGCGCTAGTAGCAGTAGCAGTGTGTCtg TAGATAAACCAGCTGAACCTTCGCTAGTCCTAATATTAAAATGGGGTGGGGAGCTGACGCCAGCAGGTCGAATCCAAGCTGAAGAACTGGGGAAAATATTTCGTTGCATGTATCCAGGCGGGCAAGGTAGACATCTGGCTG gtGAATATGCGGGTGCTCAAGGTTTAGGACTTTTACGGTTACATTCCACATTTCGACATGACCTGAAAATCTATGCTTCTGACGAAGGTCGAGTTCAAATGACAGCAGCCGCTTTTGCCAAAGGACTACTTGCTTTGGAAGGAGAATTAACCCCAATTTTAGTCCAAATGGTTAAGAGTGCCAATACTAATGGATTATTGGATAATGACTGTGATAGTagtaaatatcaaaatat gTGTAAATCTCGTTTACACGAGTTAATGCAATTAGATAGAGAATTTTCCCAAGAAGATAAAGAAAAGGTAAACCCCGGAAATTCACGAAGTATAAACGACGCATtagaatttgtaaaaaatccGGTAAAATGTTGCAAACGCGTCCATGATTTAATAAAGTCCCTTATGGAAATCGTCCGTCAGAAAAAAGAAGACCCCAAGACGAAAGATGCTGTTCTTTATCACGCGGAAACCTGGGAATTAATGGGTCGCCGTTGGggtaaaatcgaaaaagatttttttacgaaaaacaAGATTTATGATATTAGCAAGATACCGGATATTTATGATTGCATCAAATACGATTTGCAACATAATCAGCATACATTGCAATTCGAACAAGCGGAAGAGTTGTATATAAATGCAAAATATTTAGCAGACATTGTTATTCCTCAAGAATATGGATTGACGGTCCAGGAGAAATTAACAATTGGTCAAGGAATCTGTACtcctttattaaaaaaaatcaaagcaGATTTACAACGAAATATCGAAGaatcagaagaaaatgttaatcgCTTGAATCCGGTTTATTCACATGGTGTTTCTAGCCCAGGAAGACATGTCAGGACAAGATTATACTTTACAAGTGAAAGTCATATCCATTCTTTAATTACAGTTTTAAGACATGGCGGCCTTTTAGAT gtTAAAAAGGATGAACAATGGCGAAGAGCCATGGAATACATATCAATGGTTTCAGAACTAAATTATATGTCCCAAATTGTTATAATGTTATATGAAGATCCAACGAAAGATCCTTCAAGCGAAGAACGTTTTCACATCGAATTACATTTTAGTCCTGGAGTTAATTGTTGTGTTCAGAAAAATTTACCACCCGGGCCTGGGTTTAGACCACattcaagaaatgaatcaGTTGCAAgcaaaaataat agCTCCACAAATACATCAGATACAGCAACACCTGACGATCCAAAAAGTCATTGTTCGCCAAGAATTGAAGAGGAAGCGGAGTCGACCCCGGAAGAAGATAACAAAAGTGATTTTCTTCGTCCTTTACATTCGGAACCATCAACTAGTGCGAGTTTGATCTCGTCAGACGTTTTGGATCATCACAATCAGTATTACAAGCATAAAACGAGTGATCCAATACCAATTGG taattcTCATACAGTTTGTGGTCATGAGGCGATGCATTTGGCGCAACGCCTCCATGAAGAACTCGAACATCAAACTCAAAGGGGCGGTAGAGCCGCAAGTCCGGATCCAGAACCTCGATCTAGGAGTTATGATAGTAAACAAAACAAAGGAAAAG AAGATGACAACTCCCCAAACAACGACAACGACCCCATAACACCAACAAACGTTCCTACATCACCACCGATTTACATCCCGCGGTCCGAATTGACAATGActcgatttaaattaactcaattGAGTCCAATTTCTGGTTCTTTTGATCACGTTGGTGAACACGGTGTTGAGGATGATAGCCCGTTTCGGGGGCgatcattaaaaaatagtcCATTAGTATCAAAACATGGTTCATTCGACGACGATAACGACTGTAGTAATTTAGTTGTAAGTTCTAAAGGtggaaatgaaaaaatgaatTCAACTAATGAGTTGCCATTAACTGAATTGAACTTGAAACTCTTTACTTCGGAACAAAGTCAATATCGTGGGGtcaaaatgagtacaaacgaGTTACCTTTATCTGATATTCATTTCAAAAGAAGTTTTGATATTCCTGATGATACATCGTTGGAAGTTAATTGGGAAAGTGAAAATTCAGAGGTTGGATCtactaaagaaaataaagaaattgaatacCATGAGAGTCGTAATGATAGGgaattttgtgattttcatgATTTGGAGTTTAGACCTCAACACCGTTCGTATTCAGATCCGAACATATTAGAAACGGAaaagatgcataaatattatttaattgagaaatataatcaattttttgacgaTGAAAAACAGTTATTGTCGGTTACGGAACCACCTCCGATACCTTTTAGTAGTTTCGATTGTATCCCTCATGACCTCCTCCCTTTAACTTCCTCGTATTATTTCGCGCGCACTCCCTCGACGCTCCTATCGTTCTTCTCCGCCCCGCCGAAGACGACCGCAAGGTCGCTCTCGCACCCGACCACCTCCCGAAGCTTAACCGGTCCGAGCGTGTCCGATTCAGATTCCGGCGGCGGTGGCTGTTCGGCGTCGGGCGGAGGAGCCGCAGCGACAGCGACCAACGCGAAACGCCACCGACACAGCATTGCCGGACAGATGAGCTATTTCAAGATGCTAGGGTTCGGATTGGGCGGGGGTCCCGCGGCTTTTAAGAAATTAGCAGGAGGTGCCAACCAGAATTCAACATTGTTTTCAACGGCTGTTATTACCGGTAGTTCCAGTGCACCAAATTTAAGGGATATGATTCCAAGTACAGCTAGTGCAACCG gtaTTGAAGGTTTTGGTGGTGTACCACCAATTCGTCCATTAGAAACCCTCCACAACGCTCTATCATTAAAACAACTCGataatttcttagaaaaaatgaCAACAGCGCCCTTATACAAAACACCGTCTTCAACACCGCCCAAATACCCTTCAACACCTTTGCCAACTCCGACAAATTCGATAATAGCCGGTTGTCCAGGTTCGGGACATCCACCTCTTCGTTTACAGTCACCATCAAGTA GTTGGAGTGGTCCTCCTAGTTTTATATCAAGCAGCAGTGGTCCTTCTTCGCCGGGAATTTCCGATATTTACTCAAATTCAAAGGAAAGCAGCGAGATGTCTTCTAGTGTGATCAGCGGCGATGG gcTCAACGTCAATAGTATCTCACATATGTTTCCAACTGCTCCTGGTTTAGATCaagatttagaaaatgttGGAATTTTACTTGAAAATGCACAAAAAGATGATGGAAACGAAAAAGGATTAGAGTTTGTTGAATATTTTACAAACATTCAAGTCCGACAAG atgaaAGTGGCGATGTAACACCAGTTTCGGGGGGTTCTGAAATAGAATTCAATACAAACGATGCAACAGCAGGTTCAACCGCAGATTGTGACGTAACTGTAACAGAAGAAATTGAATCATCCTTGGTATTAAACGAGGATGAAGATTTTGACTTAACAAAATCCGTTTATAGCCCAACATCGTCATCAACCGACGTTTTTTCGCCAATTCTTTCTAGTCCACAAGATAACAAAATCTTAGTGATTACAGAAAGACGCCAATCCGATAGTAAATATCCATTAAAACCTGGTTCTGATAAATGGGcacatagtaaagaaaaatttctAGCTAATTCAAATAGTCAAAAACTTGAAAATCTAAATTATAAAAGTCAAGGAGGTATGATTTTGGTAAAAGAATCTTTTATAGAACCGcctaaaattaatagaatATCAAGAAGTTTTCATGGTCAGACGAATTCGGTGTTTTTAGATGTTGGTGCGACATCGCCACGTCGAGCTAGTGATAGTAAtaatgatttgaaaaaatcaccGAGACGAAATAGTAACATTGAAAAATCGAATAGCGGTGTGAAACAACTTCTTACGCAAAAATCTTTGTCTGAAAACAAAAACGTTAGATTCGTAACTACTAAAGTTGACGAAGCAGAACATGCCGCAAGCGTCGGTATACACTCTGAAGGTGCAAACAACACAAAGTGA